In Halobacillus amylolyticus, the following proteins share a genomic window:
- a CDS encoding peroxiredoxin family protein, producing the protein MGVFKLGEKIPNFNLPAVSGEEYSFEDYRNDNEGDWHLLVYFRGSWCPACMEELKEFEESKAYFEDKKVKLTTISTDNMESLKKMVDEHGFSFPVLADEDLTVLAQYDVHYHGADDPYEDHGTHGEPAYFLTDNQGNLLYQQRQTSPFGRPHPKEIRKIIKYISQNLK; encoded by the coding sequence ATGGGCGTTTTTAAATTAGGAGAAAAGATACCAAATTTCAATTTACCTGCTGTTTCAGGAGAAGAATATTCATTTGAGGACTATCGAAATGATAATGAAGGAGATTGGCATCTACTCGTTTACTTTAGAGGATCGTGGTGCCCGGCTTGTATGGAAGAATTAAAAGAATTTGAAGAAAGTAAAGCCTATTTTGAAGACAAAAAAGTAAAACTGACAACGATCTCCACAGATAATATGGAAAGCTTGAAGAAAATGGTCGATGAGCATGGGTTCTCATTTCCAGTGCTGGCTGATGAAGACCTCACTGTTCTAGCCCAATATGATGTCCACTATCACGGAGCGGATGATCCGTATGAAGATCATGGCACCCACGGTGAGCCAGCCTACTTTTTAACAGATAATCAAGGAAATCTTCTTTACCAACAGCGCCAAACAAGTCCATTTGGCCGCCCTCATCCCAAGGAAATACGAAAAATCATTAAGTATATTAGTCAAAACTTAAAATAA
- a CDS encoding transposase, which produces MTQKYRNYDPEFKLYVVKLMELDGHKMTDLSQKLDIPYGNLKRWKTEYRDQKKKEEKEAQNQLLTASEYKEMYEKEKKSNVELQEEVDILKKAMHIFNQEK; this is translated from the coding sequence TTGACCCAAAAGTACAGAAATTATGACCCTGAGTTTAAGCTTTATGTTGTGAAGTTAATGGAATTGGACGGACACAAAATGACGGACCTTAGTCAGAAACTCGATATTCCCTACGGTAACCTTAAAAGATGGAAGACGGAGTATCGTGACCAAAAAAAGAAGGAAGAAAAAGAAGCACAGAATCAACTGTTGACCGCCTCTGAGTACAAGGAAATGTATGAAAAAGAGAAAAAAAGTAACGTAGAGCTCCAGGAGGAAGTCGACATTTTAAAAAAGGCCATGCACATCTTCAATCAGGAAAAGTAG
- a CDS encoding IS3 family transposase: protein MKFKFIHEHRHEHTISRMCQVLGVSKSGYYDYLNRLDREETEREAWNRYIDERILFHYHDNYGCYGSPRIHFMLREVDQVEVSQKKVTNRMRELDLYATPPKKFINTTDSDHDETIHSNHLNRDFLPEAPDQVWATDITYIHTGEGFLYLNPVIDLASRRIISYQLDDHMDHTLCLKALEKALAIRNPKSGWIHHSDRGSQYCSKAYLDTLKEAGATISMSRKGNPYDNACAESFFASLKKEYLYKHVYETKAEAKLAIQFYINFYNQKRIHSTLDYLTPLEKEKSYKMNHDKKLKKNQMSSA from the coding sequence GTGAAGTTCAAGTTCATTCATGAACACCGACACGAACACACCATTTCGAGGATGTGCCAAGTTCTTGGTGTGTCTAAATCTGGTTATTATGATTATTTGAATCGTCTGGACAGAGAAGAAACGGAAAGAGAGGCTTGGAACCGTTATATCGATGAACGGATCCTCTTCCATTATCATGATAATTATGGGTGTTACGGCAGCCCTCGCATCCACTTTATGCTTCGAGAAGTGGATCAGGTGGAGGTTTCTCAAAAGAAAGTGACGAATCGAATGAGAGAACTGGACCTTTATGCCACACCACCTAAAAAGTTCATCAATACGACAGACTCTGATCACGATGAAACCATTCACTCAAACCATTTAAACCGTGACTTTCTTCCAGAGGCCCCAGACCAGGTTTGGGCTACTGATATTACTTATATTCACACAGGAGAAGGCTTTTTATATCTGAATCCTGTTATTGATCTTGCTTCCCGACGGATCATAAGTTATCAGTTAGACGATCATATGGATCACACCCTGTGCTTAAAAGCTTTAGAAAAGGCTTTGGCCATTCGTAACCCTAAGTCGGGTTGGATTCACCATTCAGATCGTGGCTCTCAGTACTGTTCTAAGGCTTATTTAGATACACTTAAGGAGGCAGGAGCGACCATAAGTATGAGTCGGAAGGGAAACCCCTACGACAATGCATGTGCAGAGAGTTTCTTTGCCTCTCTGAAAAAAGAATACCTGTACAAACATGTTTATGAGACAAAAGCAGAAGCCAAACTAGCCATTCAGTTTTACATCAATTTTTATAACCAAAAACGAATCCATTCTACATTGGACTATTTAACTCCGTTAGAAAAAGAAAAGAGCTATAAAATGAACCATGATAAAAAGCTCAAAAAGAACCAAATGTCCTCTGCCTAA